The Geotalea uraniireducens Rf4 genome window below encodes:
- a CDS encoding DUF547 domain-containing protein has protein sequence MAGMMILNNGPLPDMKPEIDIAAHLRSDINRLKGEFYDLEHGRVDYESMRSSDAYRQYAECSRLLREYGLSRLDSREERLAFWVNLYNTLVIHGIIELKIQESVKEVSGFFRKIGYVIGGMTFTPDDIEHGILRGNRRQFHGLFRPFSQGDPRLRHIIDPSDPRIHFTLVCGSSSCPPINFYTPERIERQLDTAAAGFINGPEVEIVPENHILKLSPIFKWYRTDFGGSRGIVETLIRYLDQGAAREFLAAHGTAAKIAWKYYDWRLNH, from the coding sequence ATGGCTGGCATGATGATACTCAATAATGGACCGCTCCCCGACATGAAGCCGGAGATCGATATCGCCGCGCACCTGAGAAGCGACATCAATCGCCTCAAGGGAGAATTCTACGACCTGGAACATGGTCGTGTTGACTATGAGTCCATGCGCAGTTCCGATGCCTACCGGCAGTACGCGGAGTGTTCCCGTCTTCTGCGGGAATACGGCCTCTCAAGGCTCGACAGCCGTGAAGAGCGGCTCGCCTTCTGGGTCAATCTCTATAACACCTTGGTTATCCACGGGATAATCGAACTGAAGATACAGGAATCCGTCAAGGAAGTCTCCGGCTTTTTCCGAAAGATCGGCTACGTAATCGGCGGGATGACTTTCACGCCGGATGACATAGAACACGGCATCTTGCGTGGGAACCGCCGGCAGTTCCACGGTCTCTTTCGGCCATTCTCCCAAGGCGATCCAAGGCTGCGGCACATTATCGATCCCTCCGATCCCCGTATCCATTTCACACTTGTCTGCGGCAGCTCCTCCTGTCCTCCCATCAACTTCTATACCCCGGAGCGGATCGAGCGGCAGCTCGACACCGCGGCGGCGGGCTTCATCAACGGCCCAGAGGTGGAGATTGTCCCGGAGAATCATATCCTGAAGCTCTCCCCCATCTTCAAGTGGTATCGCACCGATTTCGGTGGGTCGAGGGGGATCGTCGAAACTCTGATCCGCTATCTGGACCAGGGAGCGGCCAGGGAATTTCTCGCCGCACACGGGACAGCCGCAAAGATCGCATGGAAGTATTACGACTGGCGGCTGAACCATTAA
- a CDS encoding TVP38/TMEM64 family protein, which translates to MRTRQALKFLSIAILAVLFLFIAKSAGFQDQFSQKAILDQLKRMGSFAPIGFMAVMALTVASPLPSLPLDIAAGIFFGPYLGTLYSAVGALGGSIISFTIARLLGRSLIERFLRGHINFCTACSNRMLTGVVFFTRLIPVVSFDMVSYGAGMTKMSLSRFSLATFFGMLPLTFVYNNFGAALVVNGRLAVVVGIVMVLLFFLMPVWVERHAPDSLRGLFRHPQNGKGKHNRMT; encoded by the coding sequence GTGCGGACACGGCAAGCTCTAAAATTTCTATCGATCGCAATCCTGGCAGTGCTTTTTCTCTTCATTGCCAAGTCGGCCGGTTTTCAGGACCAATTCAGCCAGAAAGCCATACTTGACCAGCTGAAGCGCATGGGTAGTTTTGCCCCGATCGGCTTTATGGCGGTGATGGCTCTGACGGTTGCCAGTCCGCTGCCGAGTCTGCCGCTCGACATCGCCGCCGGCATCTTTTTCGGTCCTTATCTGGGGACGCTTTACTCTGCTGTCGGAGCACTCGGCGGCTCGATCATAAGTTTCACGATTGCCCGGCTGCTGGGACGAAGCCTGATCGAGAGGTTTCTGCGTGGGCACATCAATTTCTGTACCGCCTGTTCGAATCGGATGCTGACCGGCGTCGTATTCTTCACCCGACTCATACCGGTGGTTTCGTTCGACATGGTGAGCTACGGAGCAGGAATGACGAAGATGTCGCTCTCGCGGTTCAGTCTGGCGACGTTTTTCGGTATGCTCCCGCTCACGTTCGTCTACAACAATTTTGGGGCTGCGTTGGTGGTGAACGGCAGGCTGGCGGTCGTTGTCGGAATAGTGATGGTGCTGCTTTTTTTCCTCATGCCTGTCTGGGTTGAACGGCATGCACCGGACTCGTTACGCGGACTGTTCCGGCATCCACAAAACGGGAAAGGCAAGCATAACCGTATGACATAA
- a CDS encoding cytochrome P460 family protein → MMKKMLAVVAAAGLMMGAVAHAGMPGADADKLHEYLTKEKPYTNWKLWPGKGKLYKGTEPHGALLTTYVNDVALKSIKAKKGLQNGAIIVKENYMPDKMLAAVTVMYKVKGYNPEAGDIFWMKYLPDGKIEASGKVDMCIGCHAKVKGNDYLYTGKVKK, encoded by the coding sequence ATGATGAAAAAGATGCTTGCAGTTGTCGCAGCAGCAGGGTTGATGATGGGGGCAGTCGCCCATGCCGGCATGCCCGGAGCCGATGCCGACAAGCTCCACGAGTACCTGACGAAAGAGAAGCCGTACACAAACTGGAAGCTCTGGCCGGGCAAGGGAAAGCTCTATAAAGGGACGGAGCCACACGGTGCACTGCTCACCACCTACGTGAATGATGTGGCACTGAAGTCGATCAAGGCGAAAAAGGGGCTGCAGAATGGGGCGATCATCGTCAAGGAGAACTACATGCCTGACAAGATGCTTGCCGCGGTCACGGTGATGTACAAGGTCAAGGGGTATAATCCCGAAGCGGGGGACATTTTCTGGATGAAATATCTCCCTGACGGGAAAATCGAGGCTTCCGGAAAAGTGGATATGTGCATCGGTTGTCATGCCAAAGTTAAGGGGAACGATTATCTTTACACCGGTAAGGTGAAGAAGTAG
- a CDS encoding SRPBCC domain-containing protein — MKEIRTEITLETPVERIWELLSDCKLYPQWNPLFQRATGRMNAGEQLELVVNLPEIGPFVVRPKMLTVEPQSRFCWQHTLLFAGLFTWKYCTELEILAPHRLKFIQRSEFGGILGPLFNLGMGASVRAGLAQMNEAIRRWGEKGNIQCLRC; from the coding sequence ATGAAAGAAATTCGGACAGAAATAACGCTTGAAACGCCGGTTGAGCGAATTTGGGAACTGCTTTCCGATTGCAAGCTCTACCCGCAGTGGAACCCATTGTTTCAACGGGCGACGGGACGAATGAACGCCGGTGAGCAGTTGGAACTGGTTGTTAACCTTCCGGAAATCGGTCCGTTCGTTGTCAGACCGAAGATGCTGACAGTGGAGCCACAGTCAAGATTCTGCTGGCAACATACCTTGCTGTTTGCTGGATTGTTTACCTGGAAATACTGTACCGAACTCGAAATCCTTGCCCCTCATCGCCTGAAATTCATCCAGAGGTCAGAGTTTGGAGGAATTCTTGGGCCACTCTTCAACCTTGGGATGGGGGCGTCGGTCAGAGCAGGGTTGGCGCAAATGAATGAGGCGATTCGGCGTTGGGGTGAAAAGGGGAACATCCAGTGCCTGAGATGTTGA
- a CDS encoding PP2C family protein-serine/threonine phosphatase — MATNDDMTRGASNMRPVLGNNKGAANGIIDAPELDLAEKVQQLLLPKSSPVCTWCCIGIKNRMAAGLGGDYFDFITMPDECQSLFIGDVTGHGLHASVVMSLIYGYIHRATLGTCAPLELMQQVNTFLVDFARRSQTIDQYFSSSLFYGIINPGTLNMHYVNAGHVPALVLRNGIVHELHSTGPPVGFFEAAEMHLQSFSFTKGDRLLFYTDGIIEATNASGEQFGLDRLKRFLQATSDADYMEFLERLFGTLIDFGISDPPQDDCTAIVIDLHGLLS; from the coding sequence ATGGCAACAAACGATGACATGACGAGGGGTGCATCGAACATGAGGCCAGTGTTGGGCAATAACAAGGGGGCAGCAAATGGCATTATAGACGCTCCGGAACTGGATCTGGCTGAGAAGGTTCAGCAACTCCTCCTGCCCAAGAGTTCGCCGGTCTGTACCTGGTGTTGCATCGGCATCAAAAACCGGATGGCGGCAGGGCTCGGTGGCGATTATTTCGATTTCATCACCATGCCCGATGAGTGCCAGTCGCTCTTCATCGGCGATGTCACCGGTCACGGTCTGCATGCTTCGGTGGTCATGTCGCTCATCTATGGTTATATTCATCGGGCAACCCTCGGAACCTGTGCTCCGCTGGAATTGATGCAGCAGGTCAATACGTTCCTCGTTGATTTCGCCCGGCGCTCACAAACCATCGACCAGTATTTTTCCTCCTCACTGTTCTACGGCATCATCAATCCGGGAACGCTCAACATGCACTATGTGAATGCCGGTCACGTGCCGGCGCTGGTACTGCGTAACGGAATTGTCCATGAACTTCATTCCACTGGACCTCCGGTCGGTTTTTTCGAGGCAGCGGAAATGCATCTGCAATCATTCAGTTTTACGAAGGGAGACCGGCTTCTGTTCTATACGGACGGCATTATCGAAGCCACCAATGCCTCAGGTGAGCAGTTCGGACTCGACCGGTTAAAGCGCTTTTTACAGGCTACCTCTGATGCTGACTATATGGAATTTCTTGAGCGCCTCTTCGGCACGCTCATTGATTTCGGGATATCCGATCCGCCGCAGGATGACTGTACAGCCATAGTCATTGATCTGCATGGTCTTTTGTCATGA
- a CDS encoding carboxymuconolactone decarboxylase family protein, whose protein sequence is MARITTIETGTAESEVKEIFAEVEGAFGMVPNLFKTYAHHLPLLRANWSKVKAVMAEGSLSQKTKQTIAVLVSRDNSCAYCVAAHTGALRSLGVSESEIKTIEEDLEKADFSGKEQALIAFARKANFSPLRISDEEFAALRRTGATDAEIIEALGVMELFTSFNKFLDSLQVEIDF, encoded by the coding sequence ATGGCAAGGATAACAACTATCGAGACAGGTACTGCCGAATCTGAAGTGAAGGAAATTTTCGCTGAGGTAGAGGGGGCGTTCGGTATGGTGCCGAATCTGTTCAAGACATATGCTCACCATCTCCCTCTGCTCCGGGCCAACTGGAGCAAGGTCAAGGCGGTCATGGCGGAAGGGAGTCTAAGTCAGAAGACCAAGCAGACTATTGCCGTTCTCGTTTCCAGAGACAACAGCTGCGCCTATTGTGTGGCTGCCCATACGGGTGCCCTGCGGTCCCTCGGAGTTTCCGAAAGCGAGATCAAGACCATCGAAGAGGATCTAGAGAAAGCCGATTTCAGCGGAAAAGAGCAGGCACTCATCGCTTTTGCCCGCAAGGCGAATTTCTCACCGCTCAGGATTTCGGATGAGGAATTTGCCGCTCTGCGCCGGACAGGGGCGACGGATGCGGAGATCATCGAGGCCCTCGGCGTCATGGAGCTTTTTACCTCCTTCAACAAATTTCTCGATTCCCTGCAGGTGGAGATTGATTTTTAG
- a CDS encoding TetR/AcrR family transcriptional regulator, with protein sequence MRTKGEITRAKILEAARELFNTKGFSATSINDLVVATGLQKGSFYFHFSGKDAIAREVLKEATGEFMEFLGKALGGDNPGASIDNFFRCALDKHLATGFVGGCIFGNTALEMSDSDPEFAGAIDSVFDEWISRVASAVAAAQKRGQIRTDINDEALAKHIIATIEGGIMMSRLKKDERPMRECLDTLRITLDLRV encoded by the coding sequence ATGAGAACCAAAGGCGAGATAACACGAGCAAAAATTCTCGAAGCCGCACGTGAACTCTTCAACACCAAGGGATTCAGTGCCACTTCAATTAATGATCTGGTTGTAGCTACAGGTTTGCAGAAAGGAAGCTTCTATTTTCATTTCTCCGGGAAGGACGCAATCGCACGTGAGGTTCTGAAAGAGGCGACTGGCGAATTTATGGAGTTCCTGGGCAAGGCCCTTGGTGGTGATAATCCCGGAGCGAGCATTGATAATTTTTTTCGCTGTGCGTTGGATAAGCATCTGGCTACAGGCTTTGTAGGTGGCTGCATCTTTGGCAATACCGCTCTGGAGATGAGTGATTCTGATCCGGAATTTGCCGGAGCTATTGACAGCGTGTTTGACGAGTGGATCAGCAGGGTCGCATCGGCGGTGGCAGCTGCACAGAAAAGAGGTCAGATAAGAACTGATATCAATGACGAAGCATTGGCCAAGCATATCATTGCCACCATCGAAGGGGGCATCATGATGTCACGACTAAAAAAGGATGAACGTCCCATGCGGGAGTGCCTGGATACGCTGAGGATCACTCTTGATTTGCGAGTATAA